A window from Deltaproteobacteria bacterium encodes these proteins:
- a CDS encoding sigma 54-interacting transcriptional regulator, protein MTISRQNILESISQGIVATDTQGTVVFINDVARLLMHLTGSQQTGSHIASLSTYLAERLAECRNRKRGMRLMDFQLDGNRMEGEISTIMQQGGIAGFVCSLRERHVVTTGGRLSTSEMLQLQLDAVFNFSELGIWILDGEGTVLKLNRAAEKLIEIKAEEIQGKNIERLAEKGVIDQALTPHILKSKRPVTKLLHVLKTDRYVMSTGMPVMDEDGNILLVVVQELDITTLRNLQGQLDELRVLAEKYQDELSHLNLLDIKTHGIVSESKEMKQVLNAALKLARFDVSNILIQGESGTGKGLIAQFIHKSGKRKDKPFIQINCAALPETLLEAELFGFDKGSFTGAGTKGKIGLFEMAQHGTILLDEIGELPLSLQSKLLKCLDDHEIMHIGGLNPIKIDCTIIAATNRDLKAGVAEKKFREDLYHRLNIFGIELPPLRRRPEDIVALAHFFLERYNRKYDMQKRLSLKALHRLQRYAFPGNVRELKNCLKQAVVMHDEAVLDDILPDGGGSQGEFPWPSIEDDAGLDLAELLDNFEKSILNHTMAHCASTRQAAAYLNTSQSKIARLMKKHGISTGRRTP, encoded by the coding sequence ATGACTATCAGCCGCCAGAACATCCTCGAATCGATTTCCCAGGGCATCGTCGCCACCGATACACAGGGCACCGTAGTCTTCATCAACGACGTCGCCCGGCTGCTTATGCATCTGACCGGCAGCCAACAGACCGGCAGCCACATAGCCTCCCTTTCCACCTATCTTGCCGAACGCCTGGCGGAATGCCGGAACCGAAAAAGAGGCATGCGCCTCATGGATTTCCAATTGGACGGCAACCGCATGGAAGGGGAAATATCCACAATAATGCAACAAGGGGGCATCGCCGGCTTTGTCTGCAGCCTGAGGGAAAGACACGTCGTTACAACCGGCGGCCGCCTGTCGACATCCGAGATGCTGCAGCTTCAACTGGATGCGGTCTTCAACTTCAGCGAACTGGGCATCTGGATCCTCGACGGGGAAGGCACCGTGCTGAAACTCAACCGGGCCGCCGAAAAGCTGATCGAAATCAAGGCGGAGGAGATCCAGGGTAAAAACATCGAACGGCTGGCTGAAAAAGGGGTCATCGACCAGGCCTTGACCCCGCACATCCTCAAGTCAAAGCGCCCGGTCACCAAACTGCTGCACGTGTTGAAAACCGATCGCTACGTCATGTCCACCGGCATGCCCGTCATGGACGAGGACGGCAACATCCTGCTGGTGGTGGTTCAGGAACTGGATATCACCACCTTGCGAAACCTGCAGGGGCAATTGGACGAGCTACGGGTGTTGGCCGAAAAGTACCAGGACGAGCTTTCCCACTTGAACCTGCTGGACATCAAAACCCACGGCATCGTCTCCGAAAGCAAGGAGATGAAACAGGTGCTCAACGCCGCTTTAAAACTGGCGCGCTTCGATGTTTCCAACATTCTGATTCAGGGGGAAAGCGGCACCGGCAAGGGATTGATCGCCCAGTTCATCCACAAGAGCGGCAAACGCAAAGACAAGCCCTTTATTCAGATCAACTGCGCGGCCCTGCCGGAAACGCTGCTCGAGGCGGAACTTTTCGGCTTCGACAAGGGCTCCTTTACCGGCGCCGGCACCAAGGGAAAAATCGGACTCTTCGAAATGGCCCAGCACGGGACGATCCTGCTGGATGAAATAGGAGAGCTGCCTCTGTCCCTGCAGTCCAAGCTTTTAAAATGCCTGGACGATCACGAAATCATGCACATCGGCGGGCTGAACCCCATCAAAATAGACTGCACGATCATCGCCGCCACCAACCGGGATCTGAAAGCAGGCGTCGCCGAAAAGAAGTTCAGGGAGGACCTCTATCACCGGCTGAACATCTTCGGCATCGAGCTGCCCCCCCTGCGCCGGAGGCCCGAGGACATCGTTGCCCTGGCCCATTTCTTTCTGGAGAGATACAACCGCAAATACGACATGCAGAAACGGCTGTCCCTCAAAGCGCTTCACCGCCTGCAGCGCTATGCATTCCCGGGCAACGTCAGGGAGCTGAAAAACTGCCTCAAACAGGCGGTGGTGATGCACGATGAAGCGGTGCTGGATGATATTCTGCCGGATGGCGGCGGGTCGCAAGGGGAATTCCCCTGGCCGTCCATCGAAGACGATGCCGGACTGGACCTGGCCGAACTGCTCGACAACTTCGAGAAAAGCATTCTGAATCACACCATGGCGCACTGCGCGTCCACCCGCCAGGCGGCCGCCTATCTGAACACCAGCCAGTCCAAAATCGCCAGGCTGATGAAAAAACACGGGATTTCAACCGGCCGCCGCACACCCTGA